A genomic stretch from Nitrososphaera sp. includes:
- a CDS encoding M1 family aminopeptidase produces the protein MKRQIDGTSRNADDSSPSKKFELAGSVPHYPPSLDFTITHMSLRVVPDFATKTIRCTEQLQVKCISLDNSPNTIELDAAELDVSSITVGNTSCSFKVIGDKVLVSLVQPARHGDIIGLTISYSAKPRKGFYFVSADEKYPNKRTEAWTQGETTESKYWFACIDHPLVKFTSDISVIVPPEYTVISNGSLKERQQLTADGQPAVAHVWSEGRPHPAYLTSVVIGKYAEITGGRGLYYYVPGEFSDDAMRSFERTPEMLKFFEDYFGVKYPYEKYSQVTVQDFVYGGMENSSCTTLTTDTLHDQKAHVDFTSDHLVSHELAHQWFGDLVTCRDWSSIWLNEGFATYCEALYWEASRGTDEFLYYVMQTADDYFEEASTRYVRPIVTKTFKHPDDLFDRHTYEKAGVVLHMLRNTVGDLAFRKSVGAYLDRFGDCTAETFDLRRTFELETGRSLEQFFDQWLYKAGHPQLKVQISIEGQNTLRVKVEQTQAEAPFVFSLEVNVIQSQAGQIGKANQKLFVLRIEEKETAFQLPLDSAGIEWVSIDPEFKVLKTISIKAPKELLVNQLKGGRTVIERIEAARALAGEPADSVIEALKAAASGDKFWGVAAEAAKALGSTKTQGSYAALRDCVGKVMHPKVRRAVVKAIGEFRKQESFEELAALLERGDSSYFVESEAALALGKSRDRRAPPLLIKALETRSFQNIVAQGAINGLKEFGENKEIADLLVSKSEYGNHHRVREAATFALGRFAEANTSVFLQLVNLLTDRWFRVRINACRALAEAGLVKAIPELAAVSERDPDQRVRRVAEECILVIRESSKRPAALEHISDDLDRLKSKNLELMQKLDRLEREMR, from the coding sequence ATGAAGCGGCAGATAGACGGCACCAGTCGCAATGCTGACGACAGTTCTCCATCCAAGAAATTCGAGCTGGCAGGCAGTGTGCCTCATTACCCACCATCGCTCGATTTTACTATAACGCACATGTCACTCAGGGTAGTTCCAGATTTTGCTACCAAAACGATACGCTGTACAGAGCAACTGCAAGTCAAGTGTATTTCACTGGACAACAGTCCCAACACGATAGAGCTTGACGCGGCGGAACTTGACGTTTCATCCATCACGGTCGGGAACACTTCTTGCTCATTCAAGGTCATTGGCGACAAGGTCTTAGTCAGTCTGGTACAACCTGCGAGGCATGGGGACATCATTGGTCTTACAATCAGTTACAGTGCAAAGCCTAGAAAAGGCTTCTATTTTGTCTCTGCGGATGAAAAGTATCCCAACAAGAGAACCGAAGCGTGGACCCAGGGCGAGACCACCGAGTCAAAATACTGGTTTGCATGTATCGACCATCCGCTTGTAAAATTCACTTCAGACATTTCGGTAATTGTTCCCCCTGAATATACGGTAATATCAAACGGAAGTCTCAAAGAAAGACAGCAGCTGACAGCCGACGGACAGCCGGCAGTCGCCCATGTCTGGTCGGAGGGCAGGCCTCATCCTGCCTATCTTACTTCTGTCGTCATCGGCAAGTATGCCGAGATTACCGGCGGCAGGGGGCTCTACTACTATGTGCCAGGGGAATTCAGCGACGATGCGATGCGCTCGTTTGAGCGGACGCCGGAAATGCTGAAATTCTTTGAAGATTATTTTGGCGTAAAGTATCCGTATGAAAAATACTCTCAAGTCACGGTGCAGGACTTTGTTTACGGCGGGATGGAGAACTCTAGCTGCACTACGCTTACTACGGACACCCTGCATGACCAGAAAGCGCACGTCGACTTTACGAGCGACCACCTTGTGTCTCACGAACTTGCCCACCAGTGGTTCGGGGATTTGGTGACCTGCAGGGACTGGTCAAGTATTTGGTTAAACGAAGGATTTGCAACCTACTGCGAGGCCCTGTACTGGGAAGCAAGCAGGGGCACGGACGAGTTTCTCTACTACGTAATGCAGACCGCAGACGATTATTTCGAGGAGGCATCAACCAGGTACGTCCGGCCTATTGTGACAAAGACCTTCAAGCACCCCGACGACCTGTTTGACAGGCACACCTACGAGAAAGCAGGAGTCGTGCTCCACATGCTTCGCAACACCGTGGGAGATCTGGCATTTCGAAAATCCGTCGGAGCTTATCTTGACCGTTTCGGCGACTGCACTGCCGAAACTTTTGACCTGAGGAGGACGTTTGAGCTCGAAACTGGCAGGAGTCTGGAGCAGTTCTTCGACCAGTGGCTGTACAAGGCAGGGCACCCACAGCTCAAGGTGCAGATTTCAATAGAGGGACAAAATACCCTCAGGGTCAAGGTTGAGCAGACACAGGCTGAGGCGCCATTCGTGTTTTCCCTTGAGGTAAATGTGATTCAGTCGCAGGCAGGTCAGATTGGCAAGGCGAACCAGAAGCTCTTTGTCCTTCGCATCGAGGAGAAGGAGACGGCTTTTCAACTTCCGCTGGATTCTGCAGGCATAGAGTGGGTGTCAATCGATCCGGAATTCAAGGTACTAAAGACAATATCGATAAAGGCTCCAAAGGAGCTCCTTGTAAACCAGCTAAAAGGGGGCCGGACTGTCATCGAGCGGATTGAAGCAGCGAGAGCGCTTGCCGGCGAGCCGGCTGATTCAGTAATCGAGGCGCTCAAGGCCGCGGCCTCTGGCGATAAATTCTGGGGCGTGGCTGCAGAAGCCGCAAAGGCGCTTGGAAGCACCAAGACCCAAGGGTCGTATGCAGCCCTCCGTGACTGCGTCGGAAAGGTAATGCATCCCAAAGTGAGAAGAGCTGTAGTAAAAGCGATAGGCGAGTTCAGGAAACAAGAATCGTTTGAGGAGCTGGCTGCGCTTCTAGAACGCGGCGATTCGAGTTATTTTGTTGAATCTGAAGCGGCCCTGGCGCTTGGGAAGTCCCGAGACCGGCGTGCCCCTCCACTCCTAATCAAAGCCTTGGAGACGCGATCGTTTCAGAATATTGTCGCCCAAGGGGCGATAAACGGCCTGAAGGAATTTGGCGAGAACAAAGAGATAGCAGACCTGCTAGTATCAAAGAGCGAGTATGGCAACCACCACAGGGTGAGGGAGGCCGCAACGTTTGCGCTCGGTCGCTTTGCCGAGGCAAATACCAGCGTTTTCTTGCAGTTGGTTAACCTGCTCACCGACAGGTGGTTCCGTGTCAGGATAAATGCGTGCAGGGCACTTGCAGAAGCTGGGCTGGTCAAGGCGATACCAGAGCTTGCGGCAGTGTCTGAACGAGATCCTGATCAGAGAGTGCGGAGAGTGGCAGAGGAGTGCATACTTGTGATAAGAGAGTCCAGCAAAAGGCCCGCGGCTTTGGAGCATATCAGCGATGACCTGGACAGGCTTAAGTCGAAGAATCTTGAGTTGATGCAGAAATTGGACAGGCTTGAGCGCGAGATGCGCTAG
- a CDS encoding GNAT family N-acetyltransferase — protein sequence MKTTVRTAQDSDRQPILQFCTDTFSWGDYIDVAWDIWMKDRKGRLFIADSQSSGSIAVGHAALCPYKESVWVEGVRVRQDHRKLGVASALIDAMLEFGRKRGASEALGIVASKNFASQRMMEKCGFQAVSDWAYLATDRQIARKKSEARLATVQDLDDVLNYLSASQLFRASGGRYMDTWRWYQLDKRALRSFVDRKRLLVTGRPITGMAVLNTEGYWDRKDLLQVVYLDSSSSESLAELLTFATNLYMLGGFRRLHVICHQSLAAAVRQFEMTESESFVLYRKKIESDAEQDRPSAKRSRSRPER from the coding sequence TTGAAGACTACTGTCCGCACGGCGCAAGACTCCGACAGGCAGCCAATCCTGCAGTTTTGCACAGACACGTTTAGCTGGGGCGACTATATAGATGTCGCATGGGACATCTGGATGAAGGACAGGAAGGGACGGCTGTTTATTGCCGACTCCCAGAGTTCAGGGTCCATTGCAGTCGGACACGCTGCGCTTTGCCCCTACAAGGAGAGCGTCTGGGTAGAGGGCGTCAGGGTCAGGCAGGACCATAGAAAACTCGGAGTGGCCAGCGCGCTCATCGACGCGATGCTCGAGTTTGGACGAAAACGAGGAGCGTCGGAAGCTCTTGGAATAGTCGCATCAAAAAACTTTGCCTCCCAGAGAATGATGGAGAAATGCGGCTTTCAGGCCGTTTCAGATTGGGCGTACCTTGCAACGGACAGACAAATTGCGAGAAAAAAATCCGAAGCCCGCCTGGCGACTGTGCAGGATCTCGACGATGTTCTCAATTACCTCTCAGCTTCTCAGTTATTCCGAGCTTCCGGAGGCCGGTACATGGACACGTGGAGGTGGTATCAGCTGGACAAGAGGGCATTGCGGTCATTTGTGGACAGGAAGCGTCTTTTGGTCACCGGTAGGCCCATAACAGGCATGGCGGTATTGAACACAGAGGGGTACTGGGACCGCAAGGACTTGCTACAGGTGGTATATCTCGACTCTTCATCGTCAGAATCACTCGCTGAACTGCTCACCTTTGCCACAAACCTCTACATGCTGGGAGGCTTTCGACGGCTGCACGTAATCTGCCACCAGAGCCTGGCCGCTGCCGTGCGCCAATTTGAAATGACCGAGTCAGAATCCTTTGTCCTCTACCGCAAGAAAATCGAATCGGACGCGGAGCAGGACCGGCCGTCCGCAAAGCGCTCACGCAGCAGGCCCGAGCGTTGA
- a CDS encoding dCMP deaminase family protein: MLRPDWDTYFLLQAEIAKLRSNCITRHIGAVIVKDNRQIATGYNGTPPGIRNCFEGGCPRCQERMRGEVKSGEGLDRCLCTHAEANAIMQCALFGNAGSTKGSTLYSTFAPCIECSKMAISVGISRIVVLADYPEDGTRLLHEAGVKLVKADPELLNPWLALMAQDPRALASQSGKG; the protein is encoded by the coding sequence GTGCTGCGGCCGGACTGGGATACATACTTTCTCCTGCAGGCAGAGATTGCCAAGCTGCGCTCAAATTGCATTACTAGGCATATTGGCGCCGTTATCGTGAAGGATAATCGCCAGATAGCGACAGGTTACAATGGGACGCCGCCGGGAATCCGGAATTGCTTCGAAGGCGGCTGTCCGCGCTGCCAGGAGAGAATGAGGGGAGAGGTAAAGTCCGGCGAAGGTCTCGATCGGTGTCTATGCACCCATGCCGAGGCCAACGCCATAATGCAGTGCGCGCTGTTTGGAAATGCCGGAAGTACAAAGGGCTCGACCCTCTATTCGACTTTTGCGCCGTGCATCGAGTGCAGCAAGATGGCGATAAGCGTCGGGATTTCCAGAATTGTGGTGCTTGCCGACTATCCCGAGGATGGAACAAGGCTGCTCCATGAAGCCGGCGTCAAGCTCGTAAAAGCAGACCCTGAGCTTCTAAACCCCTGGCTTGCGTTAATGGCTCAGGACCCGCGCGCACTCGCCAGCCAGTCCGGGAAAGGATGA
- the polX gene encoding DNA polymerase/3'-5' exonuclease PolX — MKNSEIGGALRNLGFYAETEDGANSQFKARAYYRAADVVDALHQRLDEVYAEKGVEGLLEIPSIGKAIAGKIEEMINTGAIRNLEEARARLPVDVEQFRSVEGLGPKTVKLLYEKLGVRNLGDLEKAASDGKLQGVAGFTPKRIKEMQARISYYRQGSRRRLLGEVYPLAKQIEKRLGGLPGVQEAITAGSVRRMKETVGDIDFLVCTPEHNSERVMESFVTMPEVDEVMARGQSKSFVRLAGKIDADLLVVPPESWGSALQYFTGSKEHSVHVRRIATEKGLRLNEWGLYRDSLRVAGASEAEVYRALGMDWIPPELREDSGEIELALSGGLPQLVQYGSIQGDLQVHSESTDGTASIEEMARAGREFGLKYIAITDHTKSLALTGGLDEEELLDQAERIWAMKDRIEGIEVLASAEVNIMKDGSLDIADSVLDRLDIVGAAIHSNFALPIEDQTKRIVSAIRNPSVDIIFHPTGRRINKREGYPVDIQRIVSEAKETGTVLEVDAHYDRLDLRDEHVRMAVEQGVKLSIDSDAHHPIHYSYLMLGVGQARRGWAKASDVINTATSAKQVLKALK; from the coding sequence TTGAAAAATTCAGAGATTGGCGGCGCTCTCAGAAACCTTGGCTTTTACGCTGAAACCGAGGACGGGGCCAATTCCCAGTTCAAAGCCCGTGCTTATTACAGGGCGGCAGACGTCGTGGATGCTCTCCACCAAAGACTTGACGAGGTTTATGCAGAAAAAGGAGTCGAAGGCTTGCTAGAAATCCCCTCGATAGGCAAGGCGATTGCCGGCAAGATTGAAGAAATGATAAACACCGGCGCTATCAGGAATCTTGAGGAAGCAAGGGCCAGACTCCCGGTCGACGTGGAGCAATTCCGCTCTGTAGAGGGCCTTGGGCCAAAGACGGTCAAGCTCCTGTATGAAAAACTCGGGGTAAGGAACCTGGGTGATCTGGAAAAGGCTGCCAGCGATGGCAAATTGCAAGGCGTCGCCGGCTTTACGCCAAAGAGGATAAAGGAAATGCAAGCTCGTATTTCATATTACAGGCAAGGAAGTAGGAGGAGGCTGCTAGGCGAGGTCTACCCCCTTGCCAAGCAAATTGAGAAGAGGCTGGGCGGTCTGCCGGGGGTCCAAGAGGCCATTACCGCCGGCTCGGTCCGGAGGATGAAGGAAACCGTGGGCGATATTGATTTTCTGGTATGCACACCGGAACATAATTCAGAACGCGTAATGGAGTCCTTTGTCACAATGCCAGAAGTGGACGAGGTAATGGCGCGGGGGCAATCCAAGTCGTTCGTCAGACTTGCAGGCAAAATAGACGCGGATCTGCTAGTTGTCCCGCCAGAGAGTTGGGGTTCTGCTCTCCAGTACTTTACCGGCAGCAAGGAACACTCGGTGCACGTCAGGAGAATTGCCACCGAGAAAGGCCTCAGGCTCAACGAATGGGGACTTTACAGGGATTCCCTGCGGGTTGCGGGCGCATCTGAGGCTGAGGTCTATCGAGCGCTTGGGATGGACTGGATTCCGCCGGAGCTCAGGGAAGACTCTGGCGAAATCGAACTGGCGCTCTCGGGAGGCCTGCCTCAGCTCGTGCAGTATGGCAGCATACAGGGCGATCTGCAGGTTCACAGCGAGAGCACGGATGGCACCGCAAGCATCGAGGAGATGGCGCGTGCTGGCAGAGAGTTTGGCCTAAAGTACATCGCGATAACTGATCACACAAAGAGCCTGGCGCTGACCGGGGGCCTTGACGAGGAGGAGCTTTTGGACCAGGCCGAGCGGATTTGGGCCATGAAGGACAGGATTGAGGGAATCGAGGTTCTGGCGTCAGCAGAGGTCAACATCATGAAGGACGGTTCTCTTGACATAGCAGACAGCGTTCTTGACAGGCTGGATATTGTAGGGGCCGCGATTCACTCAAACTTTGCCCTTCCGATCGAAGACCAGACAAAGAGGATCGTCAGCGCGATTAGAAATCCGAGTGTTGATATTATTTTCCACCCGACAGGCAGGCGAATAAACAAGCGTGAAGGATATCCTGTCGACATCCAGAGGATTGTATCTGAAGCCAAGGAAACGGGGACCGTACTTGAAGTGGATGCGCACTATGACAGGCTTGACCTGAGGGACGAGCATGTGAGGATGGCTGTAGAGCAGGGAGTGAAACTCTCGATTGACTCTGACGCCCATCATCCAATCCACTATTCCTACCTCATGCTAGGCGTTGGCCAGGCGCGGAGGGGATGGGCCAAGGCCTCCGACGTGATAAACACTGCCACCTCAGCCAAGCAAGTTCTTAAGGCTTTAAAGTAA
- a CDS encoding SDR family oxidoreductase — protein sequence MIKGKVALVTGASSGIGHATAMALARAGARIVAGARRVERLEELKAGVTSAGGEILIQRLDVTDRKDCQAFAAAALGRWASIDILVNNAGLMPLSFFKSLKVEEWDQMIDVNVKGVLYCTAAVLPHMLEKKSGHIVNISSVAGRIVFPAGGVYCATKHAVTALSEGLRQELSQRSNVRVTCIEPGVVATELTNTITDKSLESFVASTKKMEALQASDIANAILYAVESPPHVNINEVLVRPTSQER from the coding sequence ATGATAAAAGGAAAGGTCGCCCTCGTGACGGGCGCAAGCAGCGGCATCGGCCACGCGACTGCCATGGCTTTGGCGAGAGCCGGCGCAAGAATAGTTGCCGGAGCACGCCGCGTCGAACGGCTTGAGGAGCTCAAGGCCGGCGTTACATCGGCGGGGGGAGAAATACTCATCCAGCGGCTTGACGTTACAGACAGAAAAGACTGCCAGGCGTTTGCAGCCGCTGCTCTTGGCAGGTGGGCTTCAATTGATATTCTGGTAAACAACGCGGGGTTGATGCCGCTCAGCTTCTTCAAGAGCCTCAAGGTCGAGGAGTGGGACCAGATGATCGATGTGAACGTAAAGGGCGTCCTGTACTGCACCGCAGCTGTTCTGCCGCACATGCTTGAGAAAAAGTCCGGTCATATAGTCAACATTTCATCGGTGGCAGGAAGAATCGTATTTCCTGCAGGGGGAGTCTACTGCGCTACAAAACATGCAGTGACAGCTCTCAGTGAAGGGTTGAGGCAGGAGCTCAGCCAGCGCTCGAACGTCCGTGTGACGTGCATCGAACCCGGTGTCGTTGCGACAGAGCTGACCAATACCATAACGGACAAATCGCTTGAATCCTTTGTTGCCTCGACCAAGAAAATGGAGGCATTGCAGGCATCCGACATCGCAAACGCCATACTCTACGCCGTTGAATCACCTCCACACGTCAACATTAACGAGGTGCTTGTCAGGCCAACCTCGCAGGAAAGGTAA
- the glnA gene encoding type I glutamate--ammonia ligase, with the protein MQRLKQDKISFLDLQFTGLFGRFHHTTMDSKMFRVDDFIDGLPKLDGSSIRGFTEIHESDLIIRPDPSTYAIIPWIEHAPTARLICDIIRGGHKPEVYPHDPRGIAKRAEKYLSTQGFETSYWGPEVEFFVFDKLEVNTMTPYQGQSYHISSREAPWSTDSVGYALRLKEGYLPSAPGDTLMEYRNQCVDVLTNNFGIVCDAHHHEVATAGQCEIDIRFDTLVNAADGVQSYKYIVKNLAKKNNMIATMMPKPIALDNGSGMHVNMSLWNKGVNLFYDESDDYAEMSQTARYFGGGIMDHAHALAAIVAPTTNSYRRLVPGYEAPVYVAWSTGNRSAIIRIPAHYKGRKFANMKRIEFRAPDPSCNPYLAFSAILAAGLDGIKEKKEIGSPVNEDIFKMSAKRRRELGITQLPASLREAYEELASDSAFLKPIFDNDTVERIIEHEEKEHVEVALRPHPHEFSMYADV; encoded by the coding sequence ATGCAACGCCTCAAGCAGGACAAAATATCATTTCTTGACCTGCAATTTACCGGGCTCTTTGGCCGTTTTCATCACACGACAATGGACTCAAAGATGTTCCGCGTCGACGACTTTATTGACGGCCTTCCAAAACTCGACGGCTCGTCAATTAGGGGATTTACGGAAATTCATGAATCGGACCTTATCATCCGACCTGACCCTTCAACGTATGCAATCATACCCTGGATAGAACACGCGCCAACGGCGAGATTGATTTGCGACATTATCCGGGGCGGCCACAAACCCGAAGTGTATCCACACGACCCGCGTGGCATTGCCAAGCGTGCTGAAAAATACCTTTCAACCCAGGGATTTGAGACTTCCTACTGGGGGCCTGAGGTAGAGTTTTTCGTATTCGATAAACTGGAGGTAAACACAATGACCCCCTACCAAGGGCAGAGCTATCACATCTCTTCGCGGGAAGCGCCTTGGTCCACCGACAGCGTGGGCTATGCCCTCCGGCTCAAAGAGGGTTATCTGCCAAGCGCGCCAGGCGACACCCTGATGGAATACCGGAACCAGTGCGTCGATGTGCTGACAAACAATTTCGGCATCGTCTGCGACGCTCACCATCACGAGGTGGCAACCGCCGGCCAGTGTGAAATCGACATACGGTTTGACACCCTGGTCAACGCGGCAGACGGAGTCCAGAGTTACAAGTACATAGTCAAGAACCTTGCCAAAAAGAACAACATGATAGCGACAATGATGCCAAAGCCCATTGCGCTTGACAACGGCTCCGGAATGCACGTCAACATGAGCCTCTGGAACAAGGGGGTCAACCTCTTTTATGACGAGTCGGACGACTATGCCGAAATGTCCCAGACAGCCCGGTACTTTGGTGGGGGAATCATGGATCATGCCCATGCATTGGCAGCAATCGTGGCACCTACGACAAACTCGTACCGCCGGCTGGTGCCCGGCTATGAGGCACCGGTTTACGTTGCTTGGAGCACAGGAAACAGGTCAGCCATCATCAGGATCCCCGCCCACTACAAGGGCCGCAAGTTTGCAAACATGAAGAGGATAGAATTCAGGGCACCTGACCCCTCATGCAACCCGTACCTTGCGTTTTCGGCCATACTGGCTGCAGGCCTTGATGGAATAAAGGAAAAGAAGGAAATCGGTAGCCCCGTAAATGAAGACATTTTCAAAATGTCGGCCAAGAGGCGGCGCGAACTGGGCATAACACAGCTGCCTGCCAGCCTGAGAGAAGCCTACGAGGAGCTTGCAAGCGACAGCGCGTTCTTGAAGCCGATATTTGACAACGACACGGTCGAACGGATCATCGAGCATGAAGAAAAAGAGCATGTCGAGGTCGCGCTCAGGCCTCATCCGCACGAATTCTCCATGTATGCAGACGTCTAG
- a CDS encoding peptidylprolyl isomerase: MTKIKCSHILVKKQSEALQILERLKGGESFANLAKEVSIDKGSGKRGGDLGYFSRGMMVKPFEEAAFKLEKGQMSEPVKTEFGYHIIKRVD; the protein is encoded by the coding sequence ATGACTAAAATCAAGTGTTCGCACATTCTTGTCAAGAAACAAAGCGAGGCACTCCAGATTCTTGAGAGGCTCAAGGGCGGTGAATCCTTTGCAAACCTGGCAAAGGAGGTTTCCATTGACAAGGGCAGCGGCAAGCGCGGGGGCGACCTTGGCTACTTCAGCAGGGGCATGATGGTCAAGCCATTTGAAGAGGCCGCTTTCAAGCTCGAGAAAGGCCAAATGTCAGAACCGGTCAAGACGGAGTTTGGTTACCACATCATAAAGCGCGTCGACTGA